GGATGCAGCCGCAGCGGGCTCTCTGGTTTCAGTCTGTGCGCTGGTAGGTGCCGTCTGCTCTCTGTTGGGCGGCTGGTTATCCGATGCACTGCACACCCGCAAATGGCTCTTTGTGATATGCTTCGCATGGATGGCTGTTTCAAGAGTTCTGATCGCGGTTCTTCCTGCCGGCATGGCGCTTAATATCTGTATCTGGCTGCAGGGCGTCCCGTCCATCACAATGGGGTTGTTCTACACTGCAGGAAGTGATGTGATCGAAAAAGAAAATTATGCGATGTGCTGTTCTGCACTGAACACCGGCACCAAGATCGGTTCCTTTTTCGGCGCCACCATATTCGGCATTATCGCCGCGACTACGCTGGGATATTCGGGAGCCTACATGACGTTTGCAGTAGTATCCATTATTCCAATGATCTGTATGCTCACATTAAAAGGTCTGAAATAGATTCAGTAGGAGAAAACTCATGGAAGAATTAACCGCAAAAAGAAAAAACGGACTTGTCCTTGCAGTGTTGATTCTGATTGTTATGTTTTTCGTCCCGGCGCCTGCGGGTCTGACACCCGCCGGTACCCGGACGCTGGGCTGTACCCTGGCGCTTCTCATCTGCCTGAGTACAGGTGCGCTTCCCCTGGGACTGACCTCATTGATCTTTATGATGCTGTACTTTGTCCTGGGTGCCGCTCCTTCCCTGACGTCAGCCATCAGCGGCATGGCTGCACCACCGGTTATGTTTATTCTGGCATCGTTTGGCATGTCGGCGGCAGTTTCAAATTCGCCGATTTCCAGAAGAATCCTGTATTTCATGATGAGGATTTTTGGAAAATCCATTAGGACCACACTGCTGGGACTGATGTTTGCCACCGCCATTGTATCGGCATTTATCTCAAACGTACCGGTTACCGCAATGTTTGTAACAATCGGACTGTCATTCCTGCAGCTGTACACCAATGAAACAGAGCGAAATCAGACGGGACGAACCTATATGATAGCGATCCCGGTGGCTGCCATGATAGGAGGCATCATGACGCCGGTAGGGTCCTCGCCCAACCTGGTGGCGATTACCACACTGAAGTCCATGACCGGTTACAGCATCTCCTTTGCGGAGTGGGCTTCCTATGGCGTGCCCATCGGGCTGATTCTGATCCCCACCGCCTGGATGATTATCACAAAGGTGTTTCCTCCCGTGGAGATGGAACAGAAACTGTTTGAAAATTTTAAAGAATCCACCAGGGTAACAAAGAAGGCCGGCCGTCAGGAGGTAAAAGTTATACTGATCATGGGTACCATGATCGTTCTGTGGATTCTTTCATCATGGATCAGCACAATCAATCTCTATGCCGTAGCCGTTCTGGGAGTAGCAGTCATGTTTCTCCCGGGGATCAGGATTCTGGACTGGGAGGACTTTAAAAAAAGTACAAACTGGGATGTGGTATTCGTGACCGCATCGGTGATCTCCCTCGGAAATATCATCAGTGAAAACGGACTCAGCACCTGGTTTGTCGATACGATATTCCCGTCCGACCTGGCGCTCCCGACTTTTGTTATGGTGTTTATCACTGCAGTTTTTGTGATTGTGATGCTGCTTATTATCCCGATCTCCGGGGCGTTGATACAGGTTCTGGCGGGTCCGCTGATCGTGGTGGCAACGAACTGCGGTATCCACCCGGTTATCTTAATTGTAACGCTGTGTTTCTGTGCCACGAATTGTTATCTGCTTCCGATTGACACGGTTCCGCTTCTTGCTTACAGCAGCGGATATTTTCAGATGACGGATATGCCGAAGGCTACGGCGCCGATCCTGCTCATCCTGGCGCTGCTGTGCGCACTGTGGTGTCCTGTGCTGTATGGTCTTCTAATTTAACCAGACTGTCATCAGCTCATATCTATTATTCTGCCGGCGGGTATTACCTGCCGGCAATTTTTCTTTATACTTTCTTAATACCACTTCGAAATCTCCTAACACCATTTTAAAACTCTCAGGCGTATACTTCGACACATAAAGGAGGGATACGATATGCAAATCATCGTAGCAGCAATAGGAATTATTGCAGTGGCACTTTTAATTTATTACGTAGTGATTCTAATGAGAGGTGACAATCAATGACAGGTACGGTAATACAATATATTTTATATCTTGTCATTCTGGTTGTGCTTGCCATACCGCTTGGCGGATACATAGGCAAGGTTATGAATGGCGAAAAAACTTTCTTATCAAAAATTTTGAATCCCTTTGAACGGGGCATTTACAGACTCATGAGGGTGAAGTCAGATGAACAGATGAGCTGGAAAAAGTATGCAGTCTGCGCACTTTTATTTTCCGGTGTCGGGCTGGCATTTCTGTTTCTGCTGCAGATGCTGCAGGGATTCCTGCCAGGAAATCCGCAGGGGCTTAAAGGGGTTTCCTGGGATTTATCTTTTAATACCGCCGTCAGTTTTGTGACAAATACAAACTGGCAGGCATACAGCGGTGAGAGTACATTGAGCTACCTGACACAGGCGCTGGGCCTGACGGTACAGAACTTTGTATCTGCGGCAACCGGTATTGCCGTACTGTTTGCCATGATACGGGGATTTACGAAGGTTAAGGAAAAGGGACTTGGAAGTTTCTGGGTGGATCTTACCAGAACCGTTGTTCATATCCTGATCCCGCTTAATCTTGTCATCGCTGTCTGCCTGGTCGGCGGAGGCGTTGTTCAGAATTTAAAACCGGCGGAGACTGTTCAGCTGGTCGAGCCCATCGCAGTGGATGCAGAGGGTGAGATCATAGAGGGTGCGGTCATTGACGGAGAGAAAGGAACGGTCACGCTGGACGGTGCACTCGTGCCGGATGCTGACATTATAACAGAACAGATCGTACCGCTTGGACCTGCAGCAAGTCAGGTTGCCATCAAACAGACCGGCACAAACGGGGGCGGATTTTACGGTGTAAACTCTGCACATCCGCTGGAAAATCCAAATGCGTTTACAAACTTGCTTGAGATGATATCACTGCTTCTGATACCGGCTGCACTGTGCTTTACGTTTGGCAGAAATGTAAAGAACAAAAAACAGGGAATCGCCATTTTTGCATCGATGTTTATCTGCCTGGTTTTGGCTCTTGGCATCGTGGCTGTAAATGAACAGATGGCAACACCGCAGCTCACACAGGACGGAGCGGTGCTGACGGATGTGACGGACGGTCAGGCGGGAGGAAATATGGAAGGCAAGGAGACGCGGTTTGGCATTGCAACCTCATCCACCTGGGCGACATTCACGACGGCGGCTTCCAATGGGTCTGTGAACTCCATGCACGACAGTTATACGCCGATCGGAGGGATGATACCGATGCTGCTGATGCAGCTGGGCGAAGTAATCTTCGGAGGAACGGGATGCGGACTGTACGGTATGCTGGCATTTGCCATCCTGACGGTGTTTATCGCGGGACTGATGGTCGGCCGTACACCGGAATTTCTGGGCAAAAAGATTGAACCTTATGAAATGAAATGGGCGGTTTTAGTCTGCCTGGCAACGCCGATCGCTATCCTGGCAGGAAGTGGTGTGGCAGCCGCGATACCCGAAGTGACGGAAAGTCTGAATAACCCGGGGGCGCATGGATTTTCTGAACTGCTTTATGCTTATTCTTCGGCAGGTGGAAACAATGGTTCTGCATTTGCGGGATTCGGAGCCAATACCATATTTTTAAACGTAACACTTGGTCTTGTCATGCTGTTTGCAAGATTTATTCCGCTGGTTGGCACACTGGCGATTGCCGGAAGTCTGGCAGGGAAAAAGAAAATTGCCGTGACGGCGGGGACGCTGTCGACGACGAATGCAATGTTTGTGTTCCTGTTGATCTTCATTGTACTTCTGGTAGGTGCGCTCAGCTTCTTCCCCGCACTGGCGCTGGGACCAGTCGCTGAGTTCGTCAGCAGTGTAGTTTAGGAGGGAATGAAAGATGACTGAAAAAGCAAAGACGGCCCTTGCAGATAAAAAGATGACAGTGAGGGCGATAAAGGATGCATTTATCAAATTGAAACCAAAAACACAGGCACAAAATCCTGTCATGCTGCTGGTATATATATCAGCAGCACTTACAACCGTTCTGTGGATCATATCCCTGTTCGGCATACAGGACGCTTCGTCCGGATTCACACTGGCAATTGCCATTATTCTCTGGATTACCGTACTGTTTGCCAATTTTGCGGAGGCAATCGCCGAGGGAAGGGGGAAAGCTCAGGCAGACTCCCTGCGTGCGGCAAAACGTGATGTGACAGCGTATAAGATACTTAGCCTGAGAGAAAAGGATCGTATCACGGAGGTTCCGTCGGTCTCTCTGAAAAAGGGAGATGTTGTAATCGTAAAGGCAGGACAGCAGATTCCTGCAGATGGTGAGGTCATCGAGGGTGCAGCTTCTGTTGATGAGAGTGCAATTACCGGTGAGTCTGCCCCGGTCATCCGTGAAAGCGGGGGTGACCGGAGTGCAGTGACAGGAGGAACAACGGTCCTGTCTGATTGGATCGTGGTGGAAGTGACAAGCGAGGCAGGAGAGAGCTTTCTGGATAAAATGATTGCCATGGTTGAGGGGGCTTCGAGAAAGAAAACGCCGAATGAGATTGCTCTTCAGATCTTTCTGGTGGCATTGTCCATTATTTTCATTCTGGTTACACTTTCTCTGTATACGTATTCCATGTTCTCTGCTGACCAGGCGGGGATATCCAATCCGACATCAGTCACCACACTGGTGGCACTGCTGGTATGCCTTGCACCTACTACGATCGGTGCACTCCTGTCAGCGATCGGAATCGCGGGTATGAGCCGGCTGAATCAGGCCAATGTGCTGGCAATGAGCGGACGTGCGATTGAGGCAGCAGGTGATGTTGATATTCTGATGCTGGATAAAACGGGAACCATCACTCTGGGAAACCGGCAGGCACATGAGTTTATCCCGGTGGACGGCTGTTCTGACAGGGAACTGGCTGATGCTGCACAGATCGCTTCCCTGGCGGATGAGACGCCGGAGGGGAGAAGCGTCGTGATTCTGGCGAAAGAGCAGTTTGGTATCCGTGGGCGCAGCCTGCACGATAAGGGCATGGTTTTTGTTCCGTTCACTGCCAGGACCAGGATGAGCGGTGTGGATTTTGACGGAAACGAGATCCGTAAAGGTGCGGCAGATGCCGTCAAAGCTTATGTTGAAGCTGCTGGAGGAACCTACAGCACTCAGTGCGATGAAGTTGTTAAGAAAATTTCCAATCAGGGAGGTACTCCGCTGGTGGTTGCCAAAAACCACAGGATTATGGGTGTCATCCATCTGAAAGATATTATCAAACAGGGTGTCTCCGAGAAATTTGCGGACCTCAGGAAGATGGGGATCAAGACAATCATGATCACCGGTGATAATCCGCTGACGGCAGCTGCAATTGCAGCGGAAGCAGGGGTGGATGATTTTCTGGCGGAAGCTACGCCAGAGGGGAAGCTGGAAATGATCCGGGATCTTCAGAAAAAAGGTCACCTGGTTGCGATGACGGGAGATGGAACGAATGATGCTCCTGCGTTGGCTCAGGCGGATGTGGCCGTGGCGATGAATTCAGGAACGCAGGCAGCAAAAGAGGCCGGAAACATGGTCGACCTGGATTCATCACCAACGAAGCTAATAGATATTGTCAGGATAGGCAAACAGCTGCTGATGACGAGGGGAAGTCTGACAACATTCTCTATCGCCAACGATGTGGCTAAATACTTTGCAATCATACCGGCACTGTTTATCGGATTATATCCGGGGCTGTCAGCGCTCAACATTATGGGACTGAACTCTCCGCAGAGTGCAATTTTATCGGCGATTATCTATAACGCACTGATCATTGTGGCTTTGATTCCGCTGGCATTAAAAGGAGTCAAATACCGTGAGGTGCCGGCGGGCCGGCTGCTTGGAAGAAATCTGCTGGTATACGGTGTCGGGGGGTTAATCGCACCTTTCATCTTTATCAAGCTGATCGATATGATTCTTGTTATGTTTGGACTGGTATAAGAAGGAGAGAGGATTTATGAAGACGTTAAAATCAAGTCTGCCGCGTGCCGCTGTCTGTGTGCTGATATTTACAGTACTCTGCGGGGTGGTTTACACAGGAATTGTGACCGGAATCGCGCAGATATTTTTCCACGATAATGCAAATGGCAGTATCATCGAAGTTGACGGAAAAAAATACGGAAGTGAACTGCTGGGGCAACAGTATACGGATGACAGCCATATGTGGGGACGTATCATGAGCGTTGATGTATCCACATTTACGGATGAGGATGGAAATCATCTGATGTATTCGGCACCTTCCAACTTAAGTCCGGCGGGAGACGAATTCAGACAGCTTGTGGCAGAGAGAGTAGAAAAACTCCATGAGGCAAACCCTGAGAGGGCAGATGAGCCGGTACCGGTTGATCTGGTGACGAATTCGGGGAGTGGATTGGATCCGCATATCTCACCGGATGCGGCGGAGTATCAGGTGCCCAGAATCGCAGATAATAATGATATGAGCGAGGATGAAGTCAGGGCAATCATCAAAAAATGCACAAAGGGTAAGGTTCTCGGCGTATTTGGAGAGAAGACAGTCAACGTGCTGAAAGTGAATCTGATGCTGGACGGAATTCTGAAATAAGATAATCCAGGAGGAACCTTATGCATAAAAAATATACGGCATGGACACAGAGCCGGAAGATGCCCGGGATTAGCCCGGG
The Ruminococcus gauvreauii genome window above contains:
- a CDS encoding SLC13 family permease, which encodes MEELTAKRKNGLVLAVLILIVMFFVPAPAGLTPAGTRTLGCTLALLICLSTGALPLGLTSLIFMMLYFVLGAAPSLTSAISGMAAPPVMFILASFGMSAAVSNSPISRRILYFMMRIFGKSIRTTLLGLMFATAIVSAFISNVPVTAMFVTIGLSFLQLYTNETERNQTGRTYMIAIPVAAMIGGIMTPVGSSPNLVAITTLKSMTGYSISFAEWASYGVPIGLILIPTAWMIITKVFPPVEMEQKLFENFKESTRVTKKAGRQEVKVILIMGTMIVLWILSSWISTINLYAVAVLGVAVMFLPGIRILDWEDFKKSTNWDVVFVTASVISLGNIISENGLSTWFVDTIFPSDLALPTFVMVFITAVFVIVMLLIIPISGALIQVLAGPLIVVATNCGIHPVILIVTLCFCATNCYLLPIDTVPLLAYSSGYFQMTDMPKATAPILLILALLCALWCPVLYGLLI
- the kdpA gene encoding potassium-transporting ATPase subunit KdpA codes for the protein MTGTVIQYILYLVILVVLAIPLGGYIGKVMNGEKTFLSKILNPFERGIYRLMRVKSDEQMSWKKYAVCALLFSGVGLAFLFLLQMLQGFLPGNPQGLKGVSWDLSFNTAVSFVTNTNWQAYSGESTLSYLTQALGLTVQNFVSAATGIAVLFAMIRGFTKVKEKGLGSFWVDLTRTVVHILIPLNLVIAVCLVGGGVVQNLKPAETVQLVEPIAVDAEGEIIEGAVIDGEKGTVTLDGALVPDADIITEQIVPLGPAASQVAIKQTGTNGGGFYGVNSAHPLENPNAFTNLLEMISLLLIPAALCFTFGRNVKNKKQGIAIFASMFICLVLALGIVAVNEQMATPQLTQDGAVLTDVTDGQAGGNMEGKETRFGIATSSTWATFTTAASNGSVNSMHDSYTPIGGMIPMLLMQLGEVIFGGTGCGLYGMLAFAILTVFIAGLMVGRTPEFLGKKIEPYEMKWAVLVCLATPIAILAGSGVAAAIPEVTESLNNPGAHGFSELLYAYSSAGGNNGSAFAGFGANTIFLNVTLGLVMLFARFIPLVGTLAIAGSLAGKKKIAVTAGTLSTTNAMFVFLLIFIVLLVGALSFFPALALGPVAEFVSSVV
- the kdpB gene encoding potassium-transporting ATPase subunit KdpB, yielding MTEKAKTALADKKMTVRAIKDAFIKLKPKTQAQNPVMLLVYISAALTTVLWIISLFGIQDASSGFTLAIAIILWITVLFANFAEAIAEGRGKAQADSLRAAKRDVTAYKILSLREKDRITEVPSVSLKKGDVVIVKAGQQIPADGEVIEGAASVDESAITGESAPVIRESGGDRSAVTGGTTVLSDWIVVEVTSEAGESFLDKMIAMVEGASRKKTPNEIALQIFLVALSIIFILVTLSLYTYSMFSADQAGISNPTSVTTLVALLVCLAPTTIGALLSAIGIAGMSRLNQANVLAMSGRAIEAAGDVDILMLDKTGTITLGNRQAHEFIPVDGCSDRELADAAQIASLADETPEGRSVVILAKEQFGIRGRSLHDKGMVFVPFTARTRMSGVDFDGNEIRKGAADAVKAYVEAAGGTYSTQCDEVVKKISNQGGTPLVVAKNHRIMGVIHLKDIIKQGVSEKFADLRKMGIKTIMITGDNPLTAAAIAAEAGVDDFLAEATPEGKLEMIRDLQKKGHLVAMTGDGTNDAPALAQADVAVAMNSGTQAAKEAGNMVDLDSSPTKLIDIVRIGKQLLMTRGSLTTFSIANDVAKYFAIIPALFIGLYPGLSALNIMGLNSPQSAILSAIIYNALIIVALIPLALKGVKYREVPAGRLLGRNLLVYGVGGLIAPFIFIKLIDMILVMFGLV
- the kdpC gene encoding potassium-transporting ATPase subunit KdpC, producing MKTLKSSLPRAAVCVLIFTVLCGVVYTGIVTGIAQIFFHDNANGSIIEVDGKKYGSELLGQQYTDDSHMWGRIMSVDVSTFTDEDGNHLMYSAPSNLSPAGDEFRQLVAERVEKLHEANPERADEPVPVDLVTNSGSGLDPHISPDAAEYQVPRIADNNDMSEDEVRAIIKKCTKGKVLGVFGEKTVNVLKVNLMLDGILK